From a region of the Salinispira pacifica genome:
- a CDS encoding prolyl oligopeptidase family serine peptidase, translating to MTAFIMTCCTALLFGCASNGPAHDTDSLISGLDIPGSFIKSGYSSEADLNFLATFPPESGRTPGLVVFLHSMEERGNSLHRVYDNPAGEGPGLAKIALEDQDFPFITLSPLCPRGTYWTFLHRRLGTLIREFIEEESIDGDRVYLTGVSMGGMGTWSMAMAQPDLFAGIVPISAAVYSPPIRPRYRRIAEIPALVVHDLKDPSIPYDKARKTVQRFQKAGGTAEFVRYDSGEHYIHTNVYRSDMFIAWLMGVGTE from the coding sequence ATGACTGCGTTCATCATGACCTGCTGTACTGCTCTTCTCTTCGGCTGCGCATCCAATGGTCCGGCCCACGATACAGACAGTCTGATATCGGGCTTGGATATCCCCGGCAGTTTCATAAAAAGCGGCTATTCCAGTGAAGCCGATCTGAATTTCCTGGCAACATTTCCGCCGGAAAGCGGCAGGACTCCGGGCCTTGTTGTATTTCTCCACAGCATGGAAGAGCGGGGCAATAGCTTGCACAGGGTATATGACAACCCGGCAGGTGAAGGCCCGGGTCTGGCAAAAATCGCCCTGGAGGATCAGGACTTCCCGTTCATCACACTTTCCCCCCTTTGCCCCCGGGGAACCTACTGGACCTTTCTTCACCGCAGGCTGGGCACATTGATTCGGGAATTTATTGAAGAAGAATCTATCGATGGGGATCGGGTCTACCTTACCGGCGTCAGCATGGGTGGAATGGGCACCTGGTCCATGGCCATGGCCCAACCTGATCTGTTTGCCGGGATTGTACCGATTTCCGCCGCCGTGTACTCCCCTCCGATTCGCCCCCGCTACCGCCGCATTGCGGAAATTCCGGCCCTGGTGGTGCACGACCTGAAAGATCCTTCCATACCCTATGATAAGGCCCGGAAAACTGTCCAGCGATTTCAAAAAGCGGGGGGTACTGCAGAGTTTGTTCGCTATGATTCCGGCGAGCATTATATCCACACCAATGTTTACCGCAGCGATATGTTTATTGCCTGGCTGATGGGGGTGGGGACTGAGTAG
- a CDS encoding DUF5320 domain-containing protein yields MNGNRRGPENAGPGTGRGLGLCSGYEQPGCMNEEKERLGLGRRAGYGRSRGGPSGMGRKFENRRGRRFDRRGSRFHDWRRT; encoded by the coding sequence ATGAACGGAAACAGAAGAGGTCCGGAAAACGCAGGACCGGGAACCGGCAGAGGACTTGGGCTGTGCTCAGGCTACGAACAGCCCGGTTGTATGAATGAGGAAAAGGAACGGCTAGGTTTGGGACGAAGGGCCGGATACGGCCGGAGCAGAGGAGGACCCTCGGGGATGGGCCGGAAGTTCGAAAACCGGAGAGGCCGGCGCTTTGATCGGCGCGGCTCCCGCTTCCATGACTGGAGGCGTACATGA
- a CDS encoding Fur family transcriptional regulator — MEWENTYQQCLRRILDRGERITPARDQILRIICQSKHHLTSREILERIETTGANASRTSVFRTLDFFTKMSIIRPTYVESQTPSYVLMPADGHHAHIICPKCHRVQEVEECELHEVLPLLEKRYGRKFSGHLLECYGLCDECSQ, encoded by the coding sequence ATGGAATGGGAAAACACATATCAACAATGTCTTCGTCGGATCCTGGACCGGGGTGAGAGAATTACTCCTGCAAGGGATCAAATTCTGCGCATTATCTGCCAGTCTAAGCATCATTTGACGAGCAGGGAGATTCTTGAAAGGATCGAAACCACAGGGGCAAACGCCTCCAGAACCTCGGTGTTCCGTACGCTGGATTTTTTCACTAAAATGTCCATAATCCGTCCAACATATGTGGAATCCCAGACTCCAAGCTATGTTCTGATGCCCGCCGACGGTCATCATGCCCACATCATCTGTCCCAAATGTCACCGGGTCCAGGAGGTGGAAGAATGTGAGCTCCACGAAGTTCTTCCTCTCCTTGAGAAACGCTACGGGAGGAAGTTCAGCGGTCATCTGCTGGAATGTTACGGACTCTGTGACGAATGTTCCCAGTGA
- a CDS encoding B12-binding domain-containing radical SAM protein, translated as MAAETLKTYYLHGSTPVSSELDILTADFSTSDSPEMAAASILARKPGSVGFSMYIWNRSFCLETAEIIKNRAPSVILYTGGAEVTADPESLDRESVIDYILPGEGELPFRILMDYIKSLHSPHTKNREEKPARLLSRSNIHDIRTLPSPYLEGNGMTENGGEPRRVLLWELSRGCPYNCAFCAESRGIAGVRYISMERIEAELKLFERQGVEQIFVLDPTFNTGHDRAIEILGLIAVHAPSIHFTFEVRAELLNVEQAEAFSKIRCSLQIGLQSADSDVLRYVNRSIRPDMFMEKIGHLNEYGVIFGLDLIYGLPADTLQGFQRSLDFALSCLPNHLDIFRLSVFPGTELHEKADSLGLIRQPSPPYAVLGTDDFSEQELSRAEELAAAANRFYNQGAAVAWFMPVCDALEMRPSEFLGFAADIHEENGAAIQTGDGFHPDPLMHWQLEVLRLAFRKHKKKRYGKVAADLCRYHHYYARALKEADLAEDAGNPEAQISRGAVLRRSSQLYLADFNYDVNLYTEPGMFSLEDFVREYDPEPSFAMIFAATGEIVTLALEEPYYVLLTKINGSDTLKTLLEQTGLSFDDVEDLLVFLHSNGLMHVC; from the coding sequence TTGGCAGCCGAAACCCTGAAAACCTATTACCTTCATGGCAGCACACCGGTTTCATCAGAGCTGGACATTCTCACGGCGGATTTTTCAACATCTGACTCGCCGGAAATGGCTGCAGCATCCATTCTTGCCCGCAAGCCCGGCAGTGTGGGGTTCTCCATGTACATCTGGAACCGCAGCTTTTGCCTGGAAACAGCCGAGATTATCAAAAACCGTGCACCGTCCGTCATTTTGTACACAGGAGGGGCGGAGGTGACGGCGGACCCGGAATCGTTGGATCGGGAATCTGTGATTGATTACATCCTGCCCGGAGAGGGGGAACTACCTTTTCGTATCCTCATGGACTACATCAAAAGCCTTCACTCACCGCATACAAAAAACCGGGAGGAAAAACCAGCCCGGCTTCTTTCCAGATCAAATATCCATGATATCAGGACACTGCCATCACCATATCTGGAGGGGAACGGGATGACCGAGAATGGCGGAGAGCCCCGACGGGTTTTGCTCTGGGAGTTGTCCCGGGGCTGTCCTTATAACTGTGCGTTCTGCGCCGAATCACGGGGAATTGCAGGTGTGCGATATATCAGCATGGAGCGGATTGAGGCGGAACTGAAACTGTTTGAGCGGCAGGGAGTTGAGCAGATTTTTGTTCTTGATCCCACGTTTAATACCGGGCATGACAGGGCCATTGAAATTCTCGGACTCATCGCAGTCCATGCTCCGTCTATTCATTTCACATTCGAGGTGCGGGCCGAGTTGCTTAATGTGGAGCAGGCCGAAGCGTTCTCCAAGATCCGCTGCTCCCTCCAAATCGGTCTCCAAAGCGCAGACTCCGACGTGCTTAGGTATGTGAACCGATCAATCCGGCCCGATATGTTTATGGAAAAAATCGGCCATTTAAATGAATACGGAGTGATCTTCGGTCTGGATCTGATCTACGGATTACCGGCGGATACTCTCCAGGGATTCCAAAGAAGCCTGGATTTTGCACTATCATGCCTTCCCAACCATCTGGATATTTTCCGGCTGTCAGTGTTTCCCGGAACAGAACTGCATGAAAAGGCTGATTCCCTCGGGCTCATCCGACAACCTTCCCCACCCTATGCGGTGCTTGGAACTGACGATTTCAGTGAGCAGGAGTTGAGCCGTGCAGAGGAGCTTGCCGCCGCCGCAAACCGTTTCTACAATCAGGGTGCTGCGGTTGCATGGTTCATGCCGGTCTGCGATGCGCTGGAAATGCGCCCCTCGGAATTTCTGGGTTTTGCAGCAGATATCCATGAAGAGAACGGGGCTGCAATTCAGACCGGTGACGGGTTCCATCCTGACCCACTGATGCATTGGCAGCTTGAAGTGCTGCGCCTGGCTTTCAGAAAACACAAGAAGAAGCGTTACGGCAAGGTTGCCGCCGATCTATGCCGTTACCACCACTACTATGCCAGGGCTCTGAAAGAAGCGGATCTGGCTGAAGATGCCGGAAATCCGGAGGCACAGATCAGCCGGGGCGCAGTTCTCAGACGCAGTTCCCAGCTGTATCTTGCCGACTTCAACTATGACGTGAATTTGTACACAGAACCGGGCATGTTTTCGCTGGAAGATTTTGTGCGGGAATACGATCCCGAACCTTCTTTTGCCATGATATTTGCCGCAACCGGGGAGATAGTAACCCTCGCACTTGAGGAACCGTACTATGTGCTTCTTACAAAGATAAACGGATCTGATACACTGAAAACCCTGCTTGAGCAAACCGGATTGTCATTCGATGACGTAGAGGATCTGCTGGTTTTTCTTCACAGCAACGGCCTCATGCATGTTTGCTGA
- a CDS encoding type II toxin-antitoxin system Phd/YefM family antitoxin: protein MEKINVHQAKTHFSAILEKAHNGEVVIIAKAGKPYARLMPLDTQAARTAGRYPMEIPDSFFDELPESELDVWG, encoded by the coding sequence ATGGAAAAGATAAACGTCCACCAGGCGAAGACTCATTTCTCGGCAATTCTTGAAAAGGCTCATAATGGTGAAGTTGTGATCATCGCTAAAGCAGGAAAACCGTATGCGCGCCTCATGCCGCTGGATACGCAGGCGGCGAGAACTGCTGGACGCTACCCTATGGAAATCCCCGACAGCTTTTTCGATGAACTTCCTGAATCGGAACTGGATGTCTGGGGATGA
- a CDS encoding bifunctional proline dehydrogenase/L-glutamate gamma-semialdehyde dehydrogenase produces the protein MAKPVNFREQLYTQTMSRKDPLFDSGTPGGRVLLHAAADHQFMAALLYLIDVYPVLNGERQVEEYRDDYFAATYAPPWFMELDGSGLSELLEDLFASFVCGRDLTQALAAVSSMAERGFLYTLDTLGEATLSEEEAEIYLAKQLEAVEVLSGAGLPVHITVKPTSLYSQIGPLNYERSVDVLVSRLKRILTAVKDADGFLHVDMEQRVYKNITLSAFKRLVSESSYHQLGIAVQSYLKETGADLRDLTAFARRGNYRFTVRLVKGAYYEYERIFAQENGWPSPVFEEKYMTDAAYEENLALLFENSDLIRVAAATHNMRTAAETRRLAEEAGLSSHEYEIQMLNGMASGMAEALTALGQTVRLYAPYGPMVPGMAYLVRRLVENTARDGMVRLQFIQAASREDIFASPTVTSSPAPSRADGEHFSNHPPGDFSLEAVRRSFSHALDTAPTVITGVKKRISNISTNEISTRLNEAVNAIQNAAAAWKAASNAPRRAEILRRSAGIMSRRIYELAAVQVLEVGKQWDQAYNDVCEAIDFLNYYAAESEKLFSPRSLSNIAGERNSLSYRPRGIAGVIAPWNFPLAISTGMTSAALVTGNGVLYKPAEESAVTGRLMYEIFMEAGVPAEILHFFPGEGEVVGAALVSHPRINCIAFTGSKEVGLGIIETLSRQQQGSAYVRSSVTEMGGKNGIIIDSDADLDVAVEAVLYSAFGFQGQKCSAASRAIVHESLYNEFLNRLTAAADSLIMGDAVDPGTFLGPAVSPEAERKIADYIAIGREEGREMLVKDNLAIFADIRPEHRLAQEEVFGPVLAVMKTESIRQGIEMANAVDFGLTGGIVSRNRGHIDLVREHLEAGNIYINRSITGALVGRQPFGGFKLSGQGTKAGGSQYLLNFVHPVAVSENMLRRGFSPDFTG, from the coding sequence GTGGCGAAACCGGTGAATTTCAGGGAGCAGTTGTATACACAGACCATGTCTCGGAAGGATCCCCTGTTTGACTCGGGGACTCCCGGCGGAAGAGTGCTGCTTCATGCCGCCGCAGATCATCAGTTTATGGCGGCGCTGCTGTATCTTATAGACGTGTATCCTGTGCTCAACGGGGAGCGCCAGGTTGAGGAGTACCGGGACGACTATTTTGCCGCTACATATGCTCCGCCCTGGTTTATGGAGCTTGACGGCTCCGGTCTGTCGGAATTGCTGGAGGATTTGTTCGCCTCATTTGTTTGCGGACGGGACCTGACTCAGGCCCTTGCCGCGGTTTCTTCCATGGCCGAACGGGGCTTCCTCTACACCCTGGATACCTTGGGAGAAGCCACCCTCAGTGAGGAAGAGGCGGAGATCTACCTGGCCAAACAGCTGGAAGCCGTGGAAGTTCTCAGCGGCGCTGGGCTGCCGGTGCACATAACCGTAAAACCCACAAGTCTCTACTCGCAAATCGGACCGTTGAACTATGAGCGGAGCGTGGATGTGCTAGTCTCCCGGCTTAAGCGGATCCTCACGGCGGTGAAGGATGCGGATGGGTTTCTTCATGTTGATATGGAACAGAGGGTGTACAAAAATATCACTCTTTCCGCCTTCAAGCGCTTGGTATCGGAAAGCTCATACCATCAGCTGGGGATCGCCGTCCAATCCTATTTGAAGGAAACCGGCGCAGATCTCAGGGATCTTACGGCCTTCGCCCGGCGGGGAAATTACCGGTTCACCGTCCGGCTGGTGAAGGGTGCCTATTATGAGTATGAACGGATTTTCGCCCAGGAGAACGGCTGGCCGTCACCGGTGTTTGAAGAAAAATATATGACTGACGCCGCATATGAGGAAAACCTTGCCCTCCTCTTTGAGAACTCCGACCTGATCCGGGTGGCTGCGGCCACCCACAATATGCGTACCGCGGCGGAAACCCGCCGCCTGGCGGAAGAAGCCGGTCTTTCCTCCCATGAGTATGAGATTCAGATGCTCAACGGCATGGCGTCGGGAATGGCAGAGGCTCTGACAGCCCTGGGTCAGACCGTACGGCTCTATGCCCCCTACGGCCCCATGGTCCCGGGAATGGCGTATCTGGTACGCCGCCTGGTTGAAAATACCGCCCGGGACGGAATGGTTCGCCTGCAGTTCATTCAGGCCGCATCTCGGGAAGATATTTTTGCTTCACCCACCGTAACCTCTTCCCCTGCTCCGTCCCGGGCGGACGGGGAGCATTTTTCCAATCATCCCCCCGGGGATTTCAGTCTGGAGGCGGTACGCAGATCGTTTTCTCATGCCCTGGATACCGCCCCAACGGTAATCACCGGCGTGAAAAAGCGCATCAGCAATATCAGCACAAACGAAATCAGCACACGTCTGAATGAGGCCGTGAATGCAATACAAAACGCCGCAGCTGCATGGAAGGCTGCCTCCAATGCTCCCCGCAGGGCGGAGATTCTGCGCCGCAGCGCCGGCATCATGTCCCGGAGGATATATGAACTCGCCGCCGTACAGGTGCTGGAAGTGGGGAAGCAGTGGGACCAGGCATATAATGATGTCTGTGAAGCCATCGATTTTCTTAATTATTATGCCGCTGAATCGGAAAAGCTCTTTTCCCCCCGTTCCCTGTCGAATATTGCCGGTGAACGGAACTCTTTGAGCTACCGGCCCCGGGGAATTGCGGGGGTAATCGCTCCATGGAATTTTCCCCTGGCCATCAGCACCGGCATGACCAGTGCCGCCCTGGTAACGGGAAACGGTGTGCTGTACAAACCCGCAGAGGAAAGCGCAGTCACCGGCAGGTTGATGTATGAGATTTTCATGGAAGCAGGGGTTCCCGCTGAAATACTCCATTTCTTCCCCGGCGAGGGGGAGGTGGTGGGGGCGGCCCTGGTTTCCCATCCCCGGATCAACTGCATTGCATTCACCGGTTCAAAGGAAGTGGGTCTGGGAATTATCGAGACCCTCTCCCGGCAGCAGCAGGGAAGTGCCTATGTTCGCTCATCGGTCACCGAGATGGGCGGGAAAAACGGAATTATTATTGACAGCGATGCGGATCTTGATGTGGCCGTTGAGGCCGTCCTCTACTCGGCATTCGGCTTTCAGGGACAGAAATGTTCCGCCGCTTCCCGGGCCATCGTGCATGAATCGCTGTACAATGAATTCCTGAACCGTCTCACTGCCGCGGCAGATTCCTTGATCATGGGAGATGCCGTAGATCCGGGAACCTTTCTCGGGCCGGCGGTGAGCCCCGAGGCTGAACGGAAGATCGCCGATTATATCGCAATAGGAAGGGAGGAAGGCCGGGAAATGCTGGTGAAGGACAATCTGGCCATATTTGCCGATATCCGTCCTGAACATCGGCTGGCACAGGAGGAAGTGTTCGGACCGGTTCTGGCGGTCATGAAAACCGAATCCATCCGGCAGGGAATTGAAATGGCCAATGCGGTTGATTTCGGTCTCACCGGAGGAATCGTCAGCCGAAACCGGGGGCATATAGATCTTGTACGGGAACATCTTGAAGCGGGAAATATCTATATAAACCGATCCATCACCGGAGCACTTGTGGGCCGCCAGCCCTTCGGCGGCTTCAAGCTTTCGGGGCAGGGCACAAAGGCCGGAGGTTCCCAGTACCTTCTGAACTTCGTGCATCCTGTGGCGGTGAGCGAAAATATGCTGCGCCGGGGCTTCTCTCCGGATTTTACAGGCTGA
- a CDS encoding aldo/keto reductase: protein MNIELNSGHSIPALGLGTFRAKDQEVYKAVLHAIEAGYRHIDTAVAYGNEEEVGKAIAESPVPREELFVTTKVWNTAHSKKDAAEMINESLKKLGLEYIDLVLVHWPWTYERNAAVYEAMEDAVDAGTVRSIGISNFNIHHIESLLKTARITPAVNQMECHVHLQNTRLQEYLDDKGIRLEAYAPFKSHDIGDILDDETLKKIGDAHGKTVPQVSLRWMLQRGIIVIPKSVHAQRIDENFDVFDFELSDEQMHEIRKLKRADRAFPEPDNVDFGFVNL, encoded by the coding sequence ATGAACATTGAACTGAACAGCGGACATTCTATTCCTGCCCTTGGACTGGGCACCTTCCGGGCCAAGGATCAGGAAGTGTACAAAGCCGTCCTGCACGCCATTGAAGCAGGGTATCGCCATATCGATACCGCTGTTGCCTACGGAAATGAGGAAGAGGTTGGCAAGGCCATTGCCGAGAGCCCGGTTCCCCGGGAGGAATTGTTCGTTACCACCAAAGTCTGGAACACCGCACACAGCAAGAAAGATGCAGCTGAAATGATCAATGAGTCCCTGAAGAAGCTGGGGCTGGAGTATATTGATTTGGTTCTGGTGCACTGGCCCTGGACCTATGAGCGAAATGCGGCGGTGTATGAGGCCATGGAAGACGCCGTGGATGCCGGCACGGTCCGATCCATCGGTATTTCCAACTTCAATATCCACCACATTGAGAGCCTGCTGAAGACCGCCCGGATCACCCCTGCGGTGAACCAGATGGAATGCCATGTGCATCTGCAGAACACCCGCCTGCAGGAGTACCTGGACGACAAAGGCATCCGGCTGGAGGCATATGCGCCGTTCAAAAGCCATGATATCGGAGATATTCTGGATGATGAGACGCTGAAAAAGATCGGAGATGCCCACGGAAAGACCGTACCCCAGGTGTCGCTTCGCTGGATGCTGCAGCGGGGGATTATTGTGATCCCCAAGTCGGTGCATGCGCAGCGCATCGATGAGAACTTTGACGTTTTCGATTTTGAACTCTCGGATGAGCAGATGCATGAAATTCGTAAGCTCAAGCGCGCCGATCGCGCATTCCCCGAACCTGACAACGTGGACTTCGGTTTCGTGAACCTCTAA
- a CDS encoding NifB/NifX family molybdenum-iron cluster-binding protein — protein MILGFCLSSENPDAPLDTRFGRAAYFTFIDSDTSRTLSIMENPGKHAAGSAGMAAVQIFADHRADVIIGPRLGPKAEDAARALGLTVYSQGDSRNVSDALQRFHSGSLVSS, from the coding sequence ATGATTCTTGGATTCTGCCTCAGCTCGGAAAATCCGGACGCCCCGCTGGATACTCGATTCGGCAGAGCGGCGTATTTTACTTTTATTGATTCGGATACCTCCCGGACGCTCTCAATCATGGAGAACCCGGGCAAGCATGCCGCCGGATCCGCGGGTATGGCTGCGGTGCAGATCTTCGCCGATCATCGGGCCGATGTGATTATCGGGCCACGGCTTGGTCCCAAGGCGGAAGATGCGGCACGGGCGCTGGGATTAACCGTATACAGTCAGGGGGATTCCCGGAATGTGAGCGATGCACTCCAGCGCTTTCACAGCGGCAGCCTGGTATCAAGCTGA
- a CDS encoding GTP-binding protein: MKHTEKLPVTVLSGFLGAGKTTLLNHILTNREGLKVAVIVNDMSDVNIDAALVRDGGARLSRTDEQLVEMSNGCICCTLRDDLLREVYDLARDGRFDYLLIESSGISEPVPVAQTFELGEYEGSALEDFTRLDTMVTVVDASTCRGMLISTTSLAEKNMAVNEEDERSLSMLLTDQIEFANVILVSKTDLVEPEELARLTALLGKMNPTAKIIPMLNGNIDPYLIMNTGLYTREWGESLDAWEEELANDHVPETEEYGISSWAFKQRRPFDRKKFQKVVSAGIEGLIRAKGYFWFEDEPESAYFLSISGKKGFFEAAGFWWSAVDRTQWPRDEELRSQILEAFEEPWGDKRQELVFIGQDVDFTHLNQQLMQALVSVEN; the protein is encoded by the coding sequence ATGAAACATACTGAAAAATTGCCTGTAACGGTATTATCCGGTTTCCTGGGGGCGGGAAAAACTACCCTGCTCAATCATATCCTCACCAATCGCGAAGGATTAAAGGTAGCGGTGATTGTCAACGACATGTCCGACGTGAATATCGATGCCGCCCTGGTACGGGATGGCGGAGCCCGGCTCAGCCGAACCGATGAGCAGTTGGTGGAGATGTCCAACGGATGCATATGCTGTACCCTGCGTGACGATTTACTCAGAGAGGTGTATGATCTGGCCCGGGACGGTCGGTTTGATTATCTGCTCATCGAGAGCTCGGGGATCAGCGAACCTGTTCCGGTTGCTCAGACCTTCGAACTCGGGGAATATGAAGGTTCAGCGCTGGAAGATTTCACCAGGCTGGATACCATGGTGACCGTAGTGGATGCTTCCACCTGCCGGGGGATGCTGATATCTACAACAAGCCTGGCGGAAAAGAACATGGCGGTAAATGAGGAAGATGAGCGAAGTCTGTCCATGCTGCTCACCGATCAGATTGAGTTCGCCAACGTCATTCTTGTCAGTAAAACCGACCTGGTTGAACCTGAAGAACTGGCAAGACTCACCGCCCTGCTGGGCAAGATGAATCCCACGGCGAAAATCATTCCAATGCTCAACGGAAATATCGACCCCTACCTGATTATGAATACCGGACTGTACACCAGGGAGTGGGGAGAGTCCCTCGACGCATGGGAGGAAGAGCTGGCGAACGACCATGTGCCGGAGACTGAAGAATATGGAATCTCCAGTTGGGCGTTTAAACAGCGTCGTCCATTCGACCGCAAAAAATTTCAAAAGGTTGTATCCGCTGGCATCGAGGGGTTAATCCGAGCGAAGGGCTATTTCTGGTTTGAAGACGAGCCCGAGTCGGCATACTTCCTGAGTATTTCCGGAAAAAAAGGATTTTTTGAAGCAGCAGGATTCTGGTGGTCGGCAGTGGATCGGACCCAGTGGCCCAGGGATGAAGAACTTCGCAGCCAAATTCTTGAAGCTTTTGAGGAGCCATGGGGCGACAAGCGCCAGGAATTGGTTTTTATCGGTCAGGATGTCGATTTTACCCATCTGAATCAACAGTTGATGCAGGCTCTTGTATCAGTCGAAAATTGA
- a CDS encoding type II toxin-antitoxin system VapC family toxin, producing the protein MSSYLLDTHCLLWWWSAENELSDAVRSLIENPMNTIIVSAASAWEISTKTRIGKLPQGEQIIAQWQKRINEDHFDYLDISAEHALKAGMLNGEHRDPFDRMLSAQSLIEGNPLLSKDTKLDQFGISRIW; encoded by the coding sequence ATGAGTAGTTACCTTCTGGATACTCATTGCCTCCTGTGGTGGTGGTCGGCTGAAAACGAACTGAGTGATGCGGTCCGCTCCCTGATCGAAAACCCCATGAACACCATAATTGTGAGTGCTGCATCTGCCTGGGAGATTTCTACCAAAACACGAATTGGAAAGTTGCCACAGGGAGAACAAATAATCGCACAATGGCAGAAGCGAATAAACGAAGATCACTTCGACTACCTCGATATCAGCGCCGAGCATGCCCTGAAAGCGGGCATGCTCAACGGTGAGCATCGAGATCCTTTCGACCGGATGCTCAGCGCCCAATCATTAATTGAAGGTAATCCCCTCCTCAGCAAAGATACTAAACTGGATCAGTTCGGAATTTCACGGATCTGGTGA
- a CDS encoding GNAT family N-acetyltransferase: protein MSTMSNINSEKQISAYQRLCRYCFTDSIGWTDHIFPLPGNGSYGLAFFDDEGNARSGMADIRFTTRYFGEDWSSGGISAVASDPADRNSGRIREILNEVLRRDYREGVGISYLYPFSYRFYGKFGYGSLGDYKQYRFAPEDIRRIRTGFSFAPMEWKETEFNKICELHNLWIQQFDASIYWPYRSFQEERESARRFNHYYYVIRDTSGEPAAWLRFSQDDDYQNPGLYVHKAVWRHAQGLAAIFEFLARHRSQISKIELNLPGSFQVRHFLSEPRPEISCVNEWMARPVNIPKVFSAAVAQFAASKEGENRTLPDAGFYLTDPAIEENSGIYRISGGKPEFTPSASPPEGLPEIDLSVFSSLLFGGISLEQAVLTGLTDESDLPGMEQFFSGRNPIFITDRF from the coding sequence ATGAGTACCATGTCAAATATCAACTCCGAAAAGCAGATTTCGGCATACCAGAGGCTGTGCAGGTATTGTTTTACCGACAGCATCGGATGGACTGACCATATTTTTCCCCTTCCGGGAAACGGATCTTACGGTCTTGCCTTTTTTGATGATGAGGGAAATGCCCGAAGCGGGATGGCGGATATCCGCTTTACCACCCGGTATTTCGGAGAGGACTGGAGTTCCGGCGGAATTTCTGCAGTGGCTTCCGACCCCGCCGACAGGAACTCGGGGCGTATCCGGGAAATTCTGAATGAGGTTCTCAGACGGGATTACCGGGAGGGGGTGGGAATATCCTATTTGTATCCTTTTTCCTACCGCTTTTACGGAAAATTCGGCTACGGAAGCCTGGGGGACTATAAACAGTACCGCTTTGCCCCGGAAGATATAAGAAGAATCCGGACCGGATTCAGCTTCGCGCCCATGGAATGGAAGGAAACCGAGTTCAATAAAATATGCGAGCTTCATAATCTGTGGATTCAGCAGTTTGATGCTTCCATTTACTGGCCCTACCGGAGTTTCCAGGAGGAACGGGAAAGCGCCCGGCGTTTTAATCATTATTACTATGTGATACGTGATACCTCGGGCGAACCCGCCGCATGGCTGCGCTTCAGCCAGGACGATGACTATCAAAACCCGGGCCTGTACGTGCACAAGGCGGTCTGGCGGCATGCACAGGGATTGGCGGCAATCTTTGAGTTTCTGGCCCGGCACCGGTCCCAAATCAGCAAAATCGAGTTGAACCTGCCCGGGTCGTTTCAGGTACGGCATTTTCTCAGTGAACCCCGGCCCGAGATTTCCTGCGTGAACGAATGGATGGCCCGCCCGGTGAATATCCCCAAGGTTTTCTCCGCCGCCGTGGCGCAGTTCGCCGCCTCTAAGGAAGGAGAGAACCGGACGCTTCCCGATGCGGGCTTTTACCTCACAGATCCTGCCATAGAAGAAAACAGCGGAATCTACCGCATCAGCGGCGGAAAGCCGGAGTTCACTCCCTCCGCCAGCCCTCCGGAAGGTCTGCCTGAAATAGATCTCTCCGTCTTCAGCTCCCTGCTGTTCGGGGGAATCTCTCTGGAACAGGCGGTGCTCACCGGACTGACCGATGAATCCGACCTCCCCGGAATGGAACAATTTTTCTCCGGACGGAACCCGATTTTTATCACAGACCGCTTCTGA